A region from the Corallococcus silvisoli genome encodes:
- a CDS encoding dihydroneopterin aldolase has product MSEEPALIHPIVTDAQGRPLDVIQLRGLTADCIVGVYNRERVTPQPLRLDVALFLDARQAAVGGKLANTVHYGRLAGELRFLLDACRFELLESAAEAVCRYLLAPPTDAAPHARVRAATVRVTKPEALSGWAIPSLQMHRTSDEMVYRTEERPFGRVDVIHEGATYGVYRLRVDPGGVIPPRADGHTEGSELVLGAGMLLQGQGVGRGMAFQGPGVFAHRYGNPTGTEQTVVGVYRPRLVFSEGRGGEAVLPVDPGAQYYLPE; this is encoded by the coding sequence ATGAGCGAGGAACCGGCGTTGATCCACCCGATCGTGACCGACGCGCAAGGCCGTCCGCTGGATGTGATTCAGCTGCGGGGGCTCACGGCGGACTGCATCGTGGGCGTCTACAACCGGGAGCGCGTGACGCCCCAGCCGCTGCGCCTGGACGTGGCGCTCTTCCTGGATGCGCGGCAGGCCGCGGTGGGGGGGAAGCTGGCGAACACGGTGCATTACGGGCGGCTGGCCGGAGAGCTGCGCTTCCTCCTGGATGCGTGCCGCTTCGAGCTGCTGGAGTCCGCGGCGGAGGCGGTGTGCCGCTACCTGCTGGCGCCGCCCACGGACGCGGCGCCGCACGCGCGGGTGCGAGCCGCCACGGTGCGAGTCACCAAGCCGGAGGCGCTGAGCGGGTGGGCCATCCCCTCGCTCCAGATGCACCGGACCTCCGATGAGATGGTGTACCGGACGGAGGAGCGGCCATTCGGGCGGGTGGATGTCATCCACGAGGGGGCCACGTACGGGGTGTACCGGCTGCGGGTGGATCCGGGTGGGGTCATCCCGCCGCGCGCGGACGGGCACACGGAGGGCAGCGAGCTGGTGCTGGGCGCGGGGATGCTGCTCCAGGGGCAGGGGGTGGGGCGGGGCATGGCGTTCCAGGGGCCGGGCGTGTTCGCGCACCGCTACGGCAACCCGACGGGGACGGAGCAGACGGTGGTGGGGGTGTACCGGCCGCGGCTGGTGTTCTCGGAGGGGCGGGGTGGGGAGGCGGTGCTGCCCGTGGATCCAGGGGCCCAGTACTACCTGCCCGAATAG
- a CDS encoding GreA/GreB family elongation factor yields MSKAFTKEDGGGDEGLTPERPRPASAARRYITPEGYRALQEELLASQGPEPRDWPELEAAVRRRERERRARELAAILEDVRVVEPDPSQAGRVFFGAWVVLEDEDGARVRYRIVGPDEADVKAGRLSVESPLARALLGKEAGEAVQVERPRGTVEYELLAVEYAESEAAVSAP; encoded by the coding sequence ATGTCGAAGGCATTCACGAAGGAAGATGGGGGCGGTGACGAGGGGCTGACCCCCGAGCGTCCCCGGCCGGCGTCGGCGGCGCGGCGCTACATCACCCCGGAAGGCTACCGCGCGCTCCAGGAGGAGCTGCTGGCGTCCCAGGGGCCAGAGCCCCGGGACTGGCCGGAGCTGGAGGCCGCCGTGCGCAGGCGCGAGCGGGAACGCCGGGCGCGCGAGCTCGCGGCCATCCTGGAGGACGTGCGGGTGGTGGAGCCGGATCCCTCGCAGGCGGGCCGCGTCTTCTTCGGCGCGTGGGTGGTGCTGGAGGACGAGGACGGCGCGCGCGTGCGCTATCGCATCGTCGGCCCGGATGAAGCGGACGTGAAGGCGGGCCGCTTGAGCGTGGAGTCCCCGCTGGCGCGAGCGCTCCTGGGCAAGGAGGCGGGCGAGGCCGTCCAGGTGGAGCGCCCGCGAGGCACGGTGGAGTACGAGCTCCTCGCGGTGGAGTACGCGGAGTCCGAAGCCGCGGTGTCCGCCCCTTGA
- a CDS encoding helix-turn-helix transcriptional regulator — MDVGSDRYHTTFVHGVGFTQSASVLFEMFDASLPPAGTRFGYYDPEKPPPAQRNRPLRLSPVGMSESLRALPITGDGTGPLWERLELSEAEWEQSRTQFSGRILELYRRLGLEHMAQLRVLVCEGDTLLGWVGAFRTEPFTERDQRLMQALTPAFQRRMAQERRLREAGLLGPALGAALEVLGRPAWVVTFNGRVMHTNKAGQARWEQDAQGLAAQVRECLRSPPGTGPLFSSGPLRTPGLPDHYLVLDPGPPMDPTSRLPVLTQRWGLTAREAQVLEHVVQGETNKAIALHLGCAERTVEVHVTHLLNKAQVESRSALISRFFQS; from the coding sequence GTGGATGTGGGTTCCGACCGGTATCACACGACCTTCGTGCATGGCGTGGGCTTCACCCAGTCCGCGTCGGTGCTCTTCGAGATGTTCGACGCGTCGCTGCCGCCGGCCGGGACGCGCTTTGGCTATTACGACCCGGAGAAGCCGCCCCCGGCGCAGCGCAACCGGCCGCTCCGCCTCTCTCCGGTGGGGATGTCGGAGTCCTTGCGAGCCCTGCCCATCACGGGAGATGGCACGGGGCCGCTGTGGGAGCGTTTGGAGCTGAGCGAGGCGGAGTGGGAGCAGTCCCGGACCCAGTTCTCCGGACGCATCCTGGAGCTGTACCGGCGTCTGGGATTGGAGCACATGGCGCAGCTGCGGGTGCTGGTCTGCGAGGGTGACACGCTGCTGGGCTGGGTGGGCGCCTTCCGGACGGAGCCGTTCACGGAGCGCGACCAGCGGTTGATGCAAGCGCTGACGCCCGCCTTCCAGCGTCGGATGGCGCAGGAGCGGCGGCTGCGCGAGGCGGGGCTGCTGGGCCCCGCGCTGGGCGCGGCGCTGGAGGTGCTGGGGCGGCCCGCGTGGGTCGTCACGTTCAACGGCCGGGTGATGCACACCAACAAGGCCGGGCAGGCGCGGTGGGAGCAGGACGCCCAGGGCCTGGCGGCGCAGGTGCGCGAGTGTCTGCGCAGCCCGCCGGGCACGGGCCCCCTGTTCTCCTCCGGGCCGCTGCGCACGCCGGGGCTGCCGGACCACTACCTGGTGCTGGACCCGGGCCCGCCCATGGATCCGACGTCGCGGCTGCCGGTGCTGACCCAGCGCTGGGGGCTCACCGCGCGCGAGGCGCAGGTGCTGGAGCACGTGGTGCAGGGAGAGACGAACAAGGCCATCGCCCTGCACCTGGGCTGCGCCGAGCGCACGGTGGAGGTGCACGTCACGCACCTCTTGAACAAGGCCCAGGTGGAGAGCCGCTCGGCGCTCATCTCGCGCTTCTTCCAGTCCTGA
- a CDS encoding queuosine precursor transporter codes for MNLDRRIQLFVALAGLFVTSLVVGDIIGVKLFEVHLGPVVAVMSMGMLPFPVTFLLTDILNEFYGKKAARFVTWVGFFMAIFTFAIVSVSVEIPWAPMTEAKDYIGTVAPSFNNVFGGSQRILMASMVAYLVGQFSDIAVFNLLKRVTNNRMLWLRATGSTVVSQLIDTVVVQFVAWTGVLPREVIFRIIFTSYAVKLLIAIGLTPLVYLGHTLVERKLGISPVVLGADGEPVNLTPASPEPPPAAMA; via the coding sequence ATGAACCTGGACCGGCGGATTCAGCTGTTCGTGGCGCTCGCGGGGCTGTTCGTCACCTCGCTGGTGGTGGGTGACATCATCGGGGTGAAGCTGTTCGAGGTTCACCTGGGGCCGGTGGTCGCGGTGATGTCGATGGGGATGTTGCCGTTCCCGGTGACGTTCCTGCTGACGGACATCCTCAACGAGTTCTACGGCAAGAAGGCCGCGCGGTTCGTGACGTGGGTGGGCTTCTTCATGGCCATCTTCACGTTCGCGATCGTCTCCGTGTCGGTCGAGATTCCGTGGGCGCCGATGACGGAGGCGAAGGACTACATCGGCACGGTGGCGCCGTCGTTCAACAACGTGTTCGGTGGTTCGCAGCGCATCCTGATGGCGTCGATGGTGGCGTATCTGGTGGGGCAGTTCTCGGACATCGCGGTCTTCAACCTGCTCAAGCGGGTGACGAACAATCGGATGTTGTGGCTGCGGGCCACGGGTTCGACGGTGGTGTCGCAGCTCATCGACACGGTGGTGGTGCAGTTCGTCGCGTGGACGGGGGTGTTGCCCCGGGAGGTCATCTTCCGGATCATCTTCACGTCGTACGCGGTGAAGCTGTTGATAGCGATTGGCCTCACGCCGCTCGTCTACCTGGGGCACACGCTGGTGGAGCGCAAGCTGGGCATTTCGCCGGTGGTGCTGGGCGCGGACGGTGAGCCGGTGAACCTGACGCCCGCCAGCCCCGAGCCCCCGCCAGCGGCCATGGCCTGA
- a CDS encoding D-arabinono-1,4-lactone oxidase — protein MTTDAVKVKTWRNWSGAVVAHPSGFLRPDSVEALKAALRDAGATVRVVGSGHSFPPLCATDETMVSLEALHGLESVDAAAREAVVWAGTNLRELGGLLASHGLAMENLGDINKQSLGGALGTGTHGTGMGLGILSTQAAAMTLVTASGDEVTCSEDASPELLQAARVSLGALGVVTRVRLRLLPAYRLRLTRRNLGLEECLAGLDEARTRHRHYEFFWFPHSDRVMTKAMDLTDEAPYGVGVGRWLNEMVMENALFGAVSRACRMRPAWCAPVSRLSAKLASEGVLAGQSHALFATPRLVRFQEMEYGVPVERGPDCLRELSEYITREKLPVHFPVEYRFVRGDDVFLSPAHGGDRAFIAVHQYRGMPLEPYFSGAEAIFRNHGGRPHWGKLHTQTAATLKHLYPRWDDFQRVREQLDPEGRFLNPYLRRLFLEERSGHTRREPGGARLA, from the coding sequence ATGACGACCGACGCGGTGAAGGTGAAGACGTGGCGCAACTGGTCCGGCGCGGTGGTGGCGCATCCGTCCGGCTTCCTCCGGCCGGACTCCGTGGAGGCGCTGAAGGCCGCGCTCCGCGATGCGGGAGCCACCGTGCGGGTGGTGGGCAGCGGCCACTCGTTCCCGCCGCTGTGCGCGACGGACGAGACGATGGTGTCGCTCGAAGCGCTGCACGGCCTCGAGTCCGTGGACGCCGCCGCGCGCGAGGCCGTGGTGTGGGCGGGCACGAACCTGCGGGAGCTGGGGGGGCTGCTCGCCTCGCACGGCCTGGCGATGGAGAACCTGGGCGACATCAACAAGCAGTCGCTGGGCGGCGCGCTGGGCACGGGCACGCACGGGACGGGCATGGGGCTGGGCATCCTGTCCACGCAGGCGGCGGCGATGACGCTCGTCACCGCGAGCGGGGACGAGGTGACGTGCTCGGAGGACGCGTCACCGGAGCTGCTCCAGGCCGCGCGTGTGTCATTGGGGGCGCTGGGGGTGGTGACGCGGGTGCGGCTGCGGTTGCTGCCCGCGTACCGGCTGCGGCTGACGCGCCGGAACCTGGGGCTGGAGGAGTGCCTCGCGGGCCTGGACGAAGCGCGGACGCGCCACCGGCACTACGAGTTCTTCTGGTTCCCGCACTCGGACCGCGTGATGACCAAGGCGATGGACCTCACGGACGAGGCCCCCTACGGGGTGGGCGTGGGGCGCTGGCTCAACGAGATGGTGATGGAGAACGCGCTCTTCGGCGCGGTGAGCCGCGCGTGCCGGATGCGGCCCGCGTGGTGCGCGCCGGTGAGCCGCTTGTCCGCGAAGCTGGCGTCGGAGGGGGTGCTGGCGGGTCAGAGCCACGCGCTGTTCGCCACGCCGCGCCTGGTGCGCTTCCAGGAGATGGAATACGGCGTGCCGGTGGAGCGGGGCCCGGACTGCCTGCGCGAGCTGTCCGAATACATCACGCGCGAGAAGCTGCCCGTGCACTTCCCGGTGGAGTACCGCTTCGTGCGCGGGGACGACGTGTTCCTCAGCCCGGCGCATGGCGGGGACCGCGCCTTCATCGCGGTGCACCAGTACCGGGGCATGCCGCTGGAGCCATACTTCTCTGGCGCGGAGGCCATCTTCCGCAACCATGGCGGCCGGCCGCACTGGGGCAAGCTGCACACGCAGACGGCGGCGACGCTGAAGCACCTGTATCCGCGCTGGGATGACTTCCAGCGCGTGCGCGAGCAGCTGGACCCGGAGGGACGGTTCCTCAATCCCTATCTGCGTCGGCTCTTCCTGGAGGAGCGGTCCGGTCATACGCGGCGCGAGCCCGGCGGCGCACGGCTCGCGTAG
- a CDS encoding type III PLP-dependent enzyme domain-containing protein, whose amino-acid sequence MASGSAGSDKQPVPYLPEGAKLLPLEGAGEVQTPIAYAGPVPLPLGAPVFFRHAKAGELCEHFRTLLLISGGRVVDEVPTYRGEWG is encoded by the coding sequence GTGGCCTCCGGTTCGGCGGGCTCGGACAAGCAGCCCGTGCCCTATCTGCCGGAGGGCGCGAAGCTCCTGCCGCTGGAGGGCGCGGGGGAGGTGCAGACGCCCATCGCGTACGCGGGCCCGGTGCCGCTGCCCCTGGGCGCGCCGGTGTTCTTCCGTCACGCGAAGGCGGGCGAGCTGTGTGAGCACTTCCGCACGCTGCTGCTCATCTCCGGAGGGCGCGTGGTGGACGAGGTTCCGACCTACCGGGGCGAGTGGGGATGA
- a CDS encoding thioredoxin family protein: protein MRSLLACLLLSGSIACTATNANAPVASEAHADGPLPFIPDDYARALAEAKAKGVPLFVDTWAPWCHTCRSMRAYVFTDAALAKHAGRFVWLELNTDLTQNATFQEKYPVEFWPTFFIIDPREEKALLRFAGSATVPQLERLFEDGERAYQGGATGADALLARGDALYGEGKPAEAAESLSLALAEAPADWSRRGRALESLLMAQYGAKQYVPCAQKAVAELPKVQRSLNLANGVLNGLTCALAIPGGTPEAAGLRHALEAKARDVLSPPTIAMSADDRSGLYEVLVEARKEDGDSAGAKQVAQEWLTFLEGEAAKAPNPESRTVFDSHRMLAAMTLEAPQRAIPALEQSERDLPQDYNPPARLATLYRLSGRLDDALAANDRALARVQGARRLSVLSGRADIYVARKDPAAATKTLEEALTFAKSLPTAQVSPRQVEGLEKKLAGLKAPAAVPGAAP from the coding sequence ATGCGCTCCCTCCTCGCCTGCCTGCTCCTGTCGGGGTCCATCGCCTGCACGGCCACGAACGCCAACGCGCCCGTGGCCTCGGAGGCCCATGCGGATGGCCCGCTGCCCTTCATCCCGGACGACTACGCCCGCGCGCTCGCGGAGGCGAAGGCGAAGGGCGTGCCCCTCTTCGTCGACACGTGGGCGCCGTGGTGTCACACGTGCCGCTCCATGCGCGCCTACGTCTTCACGGACGCCGCCCTGGCGAAGCACGCGGGCCGCTTCGTGTGGCTGGAGCTCAACACCGACCTGACCCAGAACGCGACGTTCCAGGAGAAGTACCCGGTGGAGTTCTGGCCCACCTTCTTCATCATCGACCCGCGCGAGGAGAAGGCCCTCCTGCGCTTCGCCGGCAGCGCCACGGTGCCGCAGCTGGAGCGCCTCTTCGAGGACGGCGAGCGCGCGTACCAGGGCGGTGCCACCGGCGCGGACGCGCTGCTCGCCCGGGGCGACGCGCTCTACGGGGAGGGCAAGCCCGCGGAGGCCGCCGAATCCCTGTCGCTCGCGCTCGCCGAGGCCCCCGCCGACTGGTCCCGCCGGGGCCGCGCGCTGGAGTCGCTGCTGATGGCCCAGTACGGGGCGAAGCAGTACGTGCCCTGCGCCCAGAAGGCGGTGGCGGAGCTGCCGAAGGTGCAGCGCTCGCTCAACCTGGCCAACGGCGTCCTCAACGGCCTCACCTGCGCGCTGGCCATTCCTGGTGGCACCCCTGAGGCCGCGGGCCTGCGCCACGCGCTGGAGGCGAAGGCGCGCGACGTGCTGTCGCCCCCCACCATCGCGATGTCGGCGGATGACCGCTCCGGCCTGTACGAGGTGCTGGTGGAGGCGCGCAAGGAGGACGGCGACTCCGCGGGCGCGAAGCAGGTGGCCCAGGAGTGGCTGACGTTCCTGGAGGGCGAGGCCGCGAAGGCGCCCAACCCCGAGTCGCGCACCGTGTTCGATTCGCACCGCATGCTCGCGGCGATGACGCTGGAGGCGCCGCAGCGGGCCATCCCCGCGCTGGAGCAGAGCGAGCGGGACCTGCCCCAGGACTACAACCCGCCCGCGCGCCTCGCGACGCTGTACCGCCTGTCGGGCCGGCTGGACGACGCGCTCGCCGCGAACGACCGGGCCCTGGCGCGCGTGCAGGGCGCGCGGAGGCTGTCCGTCCTCTCCGGCCGCGCGGACATCTACGTCGCCCGGAAGGACCCCGCCGCCGCGACGAAGACGCTGGAGGAGGCGCTGACCTTCGCGAAGTCGCTGCCCACGGCGCAGGTGTCGCCGCGTCAGGTGGAGGGGCTGGAGAAGAAGCTCGCCGGCCTCAAGGCTCCGGCCGCCGTTCCGGGCGCGGCGCCGTAG
- a CDS encoding class I SAM-dependent methyltransferase — translation MFHRDGPTLRELARQALTSVEQGYDLLAPKFEHTPFRTPDPVLKAALARVGPPGSVGAALDVCCGTGAAMRVLRPLCRERVVGFDLSQGMLDEARQRVAEAPGTAAFDFVRGDARELPFDAAFDLVTSFGAFGHILEEDEPRLVRGIARALKPGGRFVFVTGQPPSALNPGYWVAKGFNAAMRVRNALWKPPFVMYYLTFLVPRARALLEAEGFDVEVREGDMPEPFGRLVTVIATKR, via the coding sequence ATGTTCCACCGAGACGGCCCCACCCTCCGGGAACTCGCCCGGCAGGCCCTCACCTCCGTCGAGCAGGGCTACGACCTGCTCGCGCCCAAGTTCGAGCACACGCCGTTCCGCACGCCGGATCCGGTGCTCAAGGCGGCGCTCGCGCGGGTGGGGCCCCCTGGAAGCGTGGGGGCGGCGCTGGACGTGTGCTGCGGCACCGGCGCCGCGATGCGCGTGCTGCGCCCGCTGTGCCGCGAGCGCGTCGTCGGCTTCGACCTGAGCCAGGGCATGCTGGACGAAGCGCGCCAGCGCGTCGCGGAGGCGCCGGGCACCGCGGCGTTCGACTTCGTGCGGGGCGACGCGCGGGAGCTGCCCTTCGACGCGGCGTTCGACCTCGTCACCAGCTTCGGCGCCTTCGGGCACATCCTGGAGGAGGACGAGCCCCGGCTCGTGCGCGGCATCGCTCGCGCGCTGAAGCCAGGAGGCCGCTTCGTCTTCGTCACCGGACAGCCGCCGTCCGCGCTGAACCCCGGCTACTGGGTGGCGAAGGGCTTCAACGCGGCCATGCGCGTGCGCAACGCGCTCTGGAAGCCGCCGTTCGTCATGTACTACCTGACGTTCCTCGTGCCCCGGGCCCGCGCCCTGCTGGAGGCGGAGGGGTTCGACGTCGAGGTGCGCGAGGGCGACATGCCGGAGCCCTTCGGCCGCCTCGTCACCGTCATCGCGACGAAGCGCTGA
- a CDS encoding GTPase: MKDPRALRTALASALDALPASERFPDGSDADVARRLAERLRRDLLPRLGSGAEDAPLLLVAIAGPNNVGKSTLFNALAKAALSPARPEGGLTKQCLAAANPETWTGALKDMLTQRYDILPVADGTVAPVDEAGPAGRLYLVLSGAVPRGLLVMDTPDFDSVYRDNRERAEALLVTVDVLVFVVSRQTYQNAALVDFLRAAVGHGKPYLLVYNEATREDVARGHLDKLAQDVGHPPLARYLAPHQPEVEAGLKPLTTEPLDGQPPLAALLGQAEHARELKARALEASLSDARSELDAVSRSATRAAREPERLRQRLRHDLRGLGAQAALKAVPADVLVDAFRDELDARSTFHRFVRLPFRGLATALTFVSRKVRESFTGPQPREALPTQAVDDALKDGLRRLVDAFAPEVAAWRGDAETREKLTQAFGPAMLGRLDAPLELGSLHAHAADRVALYDFCRELVGTELQGGMREELLQTFTTLVYSVPSGAAAVVTVATGGLGHDAVVWAGTLLSTPLLERFVDLLGAQVRATVTRKWADAHGATLAQALETRFFAELLSHLDAQAEGWLRTAATLEAARRATE; this comes from the coding sequence ATGAAGGACCCTCGCGCCCTGCGCACCGCCCTCGCGTCCGCCCTGGACGCCCTGCCCGCCTCCGAGCGCTTCCCCGATGGAAGTGACGCCGACGTCGCGCGCCGCCTGGCTGAGCGCCTGCGCCGCGACCTGCTGCCCCGCCTGGGCTCCGGCGCGGAGGACGCACCGCTGCTCCTCGTGGCCATCGCCGGGCCCAACAACGTCGGCAAGTCCACGCTCTTCAACGCGCTGGCGAAGGCGGCCCTGTCCCCCGCGCGGCCCGAGGGCGGGCTCACCAAGCAGTGCCTGGCCGCGGCGAACCCGGAGACATGGACGGGCGCGCTGAAGGACATGCTCACCCAGCGCTACGACATCCTCCCGGTGGCCGACGGCACCGTGGCGCCGGTCGACGAGGCCGGCCCCGCGGGGCGGCTGTACCTGGTGCTGTCGGGCGCGGTGCCGCGCGGCCTGCTGGTGATGGACACGCCGGACTTCGACAGCGTGTACCGCGACAACCGCGAGCGGGCCGAGGCGCTGCTCGTCACCGTGGACGTGCTGGTGTTCGTGGTGAGCCGGCAGACGTACCAGAACGCGGCGCTGGTGGACTTCCTGCGCGCGGCCGTGGGCCACGGCAAGCCGTACCTCCTCGTCTACAACGAGGCCACGCGCGAGGACGTGGCGCGCGGCCACCTGGACAAGCTGGCCCAGGACGTGGGCCATCCCCCGCTCGCGCGCTACCTGGCGCCCCACCAACCCGAGGTGGAGGCGGGGCTGAAGCCGCTGACCACGGAGCCGCTGGACGGACAGCCCCCGCTCGCCGCGCTGCTGGGTCAGGCCGAGCACGCGCGCGAGCTGAAGGCGCGGGCCCTGGAGGCCTCGCTGTCGGATGCGCGCTCGGAGCTGGACGCGGTCTCGCGCTCGGCGACGCGCGCGGCCCGGGAGCCGGAGCGGCTGCGGCAGCGCCTGCGGCACGACCTGCGAGGGCTTGGCGCGCAGGCGGCCTTGAAGGCCGTGCCCGCGGACGTGCTCGTGGATGCGTTCCGGGACGAACTGGACGCGCGCAGCACCTTCCACCGGTTCGTGCGCCTGCCCTTCCGTGGGCTGGCCACGGCGCTCACGTTCGTGAGCCGCAAGGTGCGCGAGTCCTTCACCGGGCCCCAGCCCCGCGAGGCGCTCCCCACGCAGGCGGTGGACGACGCGCTGAAGGACGGGCTGCGCCGGCTGGTGGATGCCTTCGCGCCGGAGGTGGCCGCGTGGCGCGGCGACGCGGAGACGCGGGAGAAGCTGACCCAGGCCTTCGGGCCCGCGATGCTGGGCCGGCTGGACGCGCCGCTGGAGCTGGGCTCGCTGCACGCGCACGCGGCGGACCGGGTGGCGCTGTATGACTTCTGCCGGGAGCTGGTGGGCACGGAGCTCCAGGGCGGCATGCGCGAGGAGCTGCTCCAGACCTTCACCACGCTGGTGTATTCGGTGCCGTCGGGGGCGGCGGCGGTGGTGACGGTGGCCACGGGCGGGCTGGGCCACGACGCGGTGGTGTGGGCGGGGACGCTGCTGTCCACGCCGCTCCTCGAGCGCTTCGTGGACCTGCTGGGCGCCCAGGTGCGCGCGACGGTGACGCGCAAGTGGGCGGATGCCCACGGGGCCACGCTGGCGCAGGCGCTGGAGACGCGCTTCTTCGCGGAGCTGCTGTCCCACCTGGATGCCCAGGCGGAGGGCTGGCTGCGCACCGCGGCCACGCTGGAGGCGGCGCGCCGGGCGACGGAGTAG
- a CDS encoding metallophosphoesterase produces MDDALLKQALARADAAVAKGPHAVPGDGHPRTLHVAMGDPQADFDRVMSILSLHGLLGGDGGLRPDVCLVSVGDHFDWGPAADRERVARSGLRFVAWLASHPADQAVLLLGNHDLGRVGELADFTDATFRAAQAQADQVYAGDATDAAAERAFLQRWPGLPTAELAARDFSTWTEAQRAWVEHLLRARRFRVAHAAGPSLLVLHAGVTREDLQRVGLAPERWADASAVAAALNGVMDRAVADWTGGPLVLPGLHHPGNAKDGEGLGIFYQRPSLQAEDAERVRGMPRRRFDPRRLPLGLTQVVGHTRDKRVRELVSPGPARDGVLRSLVTDGTRVDYAHGPPPATGPDEAVMVFTDGAMREGAAEDFQLFDLDARRAVPLAR; encoded by the coding sequence ATGGATGACGCGCTCCTGAAGCAGGCGCTGGCCCGCGCCGACGCGGCCGTGGCGAAGGGGCCGCACGCGGTCCCTGGGGATGGGCACCCCCGCACGCTGCACGTGGCGATGGGGGATCCGCAGGCGGACTTCGACCGGGTGATGTCCATCCTCTCGCTGCATGGGTTGCTGGGCGGGGACGGAGGGCTGCGCCCGGACGTGTGTCTGGTGTCGGTGGGGGACCACTTCGACTGGGGCCCCGCGGCCGACCGCGAGCGGGTGGCCCGAAGCGGCCTGCGGTTCGTGGCGTGGCTCGCGTCCCATCCGGCGGATCAAGCCGTGCTGCTGCTGGGCAATCACGACCTGGGGCGCGTGGGAGAGCTGGCGGACTTCACGGACGCGACCTTCCGCGCCGCCCAGGCCCAGGCGGACCAGGTCTACGCGGGGGACGCCACGGACGCGGCGGCGGAGCGGGCCTTCCTCCAGCGCTGGCCTGGACTGCCCACCGCGGAGCTGGCGGCGCGGGACTTCAGCACCTGGACCGAGGCGCAGCGCGCGTGGGTGGAGCACCTGCTGCGCGCGCGGCGGTTCCGCGTGGCGCACGCGGCCGGCCCTTCCCTGCTGGTGCTGCACGCGGGCGTCACGCGCGAGGATCTCCAGCGGGTGGGGCTCGCGCCTGAACGGTGGGCGGACGCGAGCGCGGTGGCGGCGGCGCTCAACGGGGTGATGGACCGGGCGGTGGCGGACTGGACGGGCGGGCCGCTCGTGCTGCCGGGACTGCACCATCCCGGCAACGCGAAGGACGGCGAGGGGCTGGGCATCTTCTACCAGCGGCCCAGCCTCCAGGCGGAGGACGCGGAGCGCGTGCGGGGCATGCCCCGGCGGCGCTTCGATCCCCGGCGCCTGCCCCTGGGCCTGACGCAGGTGGTGGGCCACACGCGCGACAAGCGGGTGCGTGAATTGGTGTCGCCCGGTCCGGCGCGCGACGGCGTGCTGCGCTCCCTGGTGACGGACGGGACGCGCGTGGACTACGCGCACGGCCCGCCGCCCGCGACCGGCCCCGACGAAGCGGTGATGGTCTTCACCGATGGCGCCATGCGCGAGGGCGCGGCGGAGGACTTCCAGTTGTTCGACCTGGACGCCCGGCGCGCGGTGCCGCTGGCCCGGTAG
- a CDS encoding SDR family oxidoreductase, which yields MGTAFITGAGVRIGSAVARALGRAGYDLALHAHRSLAPLESLAAELRALGREVTLYSGDLSDPDAVDALGARIRQAHPALDVVVHNAGLYERVDFAAVNREQYRRMLGVNLDAPFFLTQALLPSLRAGRDPVVVHLTDIGGERAVSHYAHYSVSKAGLVMLTRALAVELAPHVRVNAISPGVVAFPEDFDAAAREAVLQQVPLGREGSVEDVARLVVFLAREAPYLTGQVIAVDGGRSARL from the coding sequence ATGGGGACCGCATTCATCACGGGCGCGGGCGTGCGCATTGGAAGCGCGGTGGCGCGCGCGCTCGGCCGGGCTGGCTACGACCTGGCGCTGCACGCGCACCGCTCCCTGGCGCCGCTGGAGTCCCTGGCGGCCGAGCTCCGGGCGCTGGGGCGCGAGGTCACGCTGTACAGCGGCGACCTGTCCGACCCGGACGCCGTGGACGCGCTGGGCGCGCGGATCCGCCAGGCGCATCCGGCGCTGGACGTGGTGGTCCACAACGCGGGGCTCTACGAGCGGGTGGACTTCGCCGCGGTGAACCGCGAGCAGTACCGCCGCATGCTCGGCGTGAACCTGGACGCGCCGTTCTTCCTCACGCAGGCGCTGCTGCCCTCGCTGCGCGCGGGGAGGGATCCGGTGGTGGTGCACCTCACCGACATCGGCGGGGAGCGGGCGGTGAGCCACTATGCGCACTACTCGGTGAGCAAGGCGGGGCTCGTGATGTTGACGCGCGCGCTGGCGGTGGAGCTGGCGCCGCACGTGCGGGTCAACGCCATCTCCCCGGGGGTGGTGGCCTTCCCGGAGGACTTCGACGCGGCGGCGCGGGAGGCGGTGCTCCAGCAGGTTCCGCTGGGGCGTGAGGGCAGCGTGGAGGACGTGGCGCGCCTGGTCGTGTTCCTCGCGCGCGAGGCGCCGTATCTCACCGGGCAGGTCATCGCCGTGGATGGCGGAAGGAGCGCGCGGCTATGA